Proteins encoded by one window of Dermochelys coriacea isolate rDerCor1 chromosome 13, rDerCor1.pri.v4, whole genome shotgun sequence:
- the LOC119841812 gene encoding sodium-dependent lysophosphatidylcholine symporter 1-B-like isoform X1, with translation MFPESPGNAGDSPAARSRRSEMQPAPLLFYRKLCYAIGGAPYQMTGNALGFFLQIFLVDVVQLDPFHSSLILFLGRAWDAVTDPAVGFLISKSPRRRFGKLIPWIIFSMPFGVVFYCMIWVTLSDAVPVSLKFLWYLAMYCFFQMSMSCYHVPYSSLTMFLGGNPRDRDSATAYRMGVEVFSTLVGSGIQGQIVGGYHASMMKSCSMANGPLYNITSPGLTDTLENTRRAYWIASVVLGLLYCTACLILFFGVKEQPGPLSPLGKTQLPFFCSLRKILRHQPYVQLLCGFLFMSLAFQIAQGIFAFFCIHAAGLAGRFQHLVLIMLVVASLSIPFWQWFLEHFGKKPAVFVGLSLIIPALIVITQVSHNFLVVVFMMVLAGCSLAVLYLLPWSMLPDAVDDFRLKNPNYLNLEAFLYSFYVFFNKFAGGLSLGISAMSLHFAGYRASDCTHNPSVILTLQILMAPVPIILLLIAMAIFYFYPINEERRKQMRVEMEAAGSRGLLQGVSLGPPNASEEG, from the exons ATGTTCCCAGAGAGCCCGGGGAATGCGGGAGACAGCCCCGCAGCGCGTTCGAGACGCAGCGAG ATGCAGCCGGCACCACTGCTGTTCTACAGGAAGCTCTGTTATGCCATAGGGGGTGCTCCATACCAGATGACAGGAAACGCCCTCGGGTTCTTCCTCCAGATCTTCCTAGTGGACGTTGTGCAA TTGGACCCGTTCCATTCCTCTCTGATCCTTTTCCTTGGGCGAGCCTGGGATGCAGTTACAGACCCCGCTGTCGGCTTCCTGATCAGCAAGAGCCCCAGAAGGAGGTTTGGCAAGCTGATCCCCTG GATTATCTTCTCCATGCCATTCGGGGTGGTCTTCTACTGCATGATCTGGGTCACCCTCTCAGACGCCGTGCCTGTCTCCCTCAAGTTCCTTTGGTACCTGGCCATGTACTGCTTCTTCCAGATGAGCATGAGT TGCTATCATGTGCCGTATTCCTCCCTGACCATGTTCCTGGGAGGGAATCCGCGAGACCGGGACTCAGCCACCGCCTACA gaatgggggtggaggtgTTCAGCACGCTGGTCGGCTCCGGTATCCAGGGGCAGATAGTCGGCGGGTACCACGCCAGCATGATGAAAAGCTGCAGCATGGCCAATGGGCCTCTGTACAACATCACCTCCCCGGGGCTCACTGATACCTTGGAGAACACG CGCAGGGCGTACTGGATTGCCTCCGTGGTCCTGGGCTTGCTCTACTGCACGGCCTGCCTGATTCTCTTCTTCGGAGTGAAGGAGCAGCCCG GGCCCCTCAGTCCCTTGGGAAAGACTCAGCTGCCCTTCTTTTGCAGCCTGCGAAAAATCCTGCGACACCAGCCCTATGTCCAGCTGCTCTGTGGCTTCCTCTTCATGTCCCTGGCCTTCCAG ATTGCTCAGGGGATCTTTGCCTTTTTCTGCATACACGCTGCTGGGCTGGCTGGGAGGTTCCAGCACTTGGTGCTCATCATGCTG GTCGTGGCTTCCCTCTCCATTCCCTTCTGGCAGTGGTTTCTGGAGCATTTTGGGAAAAAACCAGCTGTGTTCGTGGGCCTATCA TTAATTATCCCTGCCCTCATCGTTATCACCCAGGTGAGCCACAACTTTTTGGTCGTTGTCTTCATGATGGTATTAGCGGGATGCAGCCTGGCTGTCCTCTACTTGTTACCCTG GTCCATGCTACCAGACGCAGTGGATGATTTCAGGCTGAAGAATCCGAACTATCTAAACCTGGAAGCTTTTTTGTACTCGTTCTATGTTTTCTTCAACAAGTTTGCAGGAGGACTCTCCTTGGGGATATCAGCAATGAGCCTACA TTTTGCAGGTTACAGAGCCAGTGACTGCACACACAACCCCTCTGTCATCCTCACGCTGCAGATACTCATGGCCCCTGTCCCAATAATCCTGCTGCTCATTGCCATGGCCATATTCTACTTCTACCCCATCAACGAGGAGAGGAGAAAACAGATgagggtggagatggaggcagCTGG
- the LOC119841812 gene encoding sodium-dependent lysophosphatidylcholine symporter 1-B-like isoform X3, translating into MFPESPGNAGDSPAARSRRSEMQPAPLLFYRKLCYAIGGAPYQMTGNALGFFLQIFLVDVVQLDPFHSSLILFLGRAWDAVTDPAVGFLISKSPRRRFGKLIPWIIFSMPFGVVFYCMIWVTLSDAVPVSLKFLWYLAMYCFFQMSMSCYHVPYSSLTMFLGGNPRDRDSATAYRMGVEVFSTLVGSGIQGQIVGGYHASMMKSCSMANGPLYNITSPGLTDTLENTRRAYWIASVVLGLLYCTACLILFFGVKEQPGPLSPLGKTQLPFFCSLRKILRHQPYVQLLCGFLFMSLAFQIAQGIFAFFCIHAAGLAGRFQHLVLIMLVVASLSIPFWQWFLEHFGKKPAVFVGLSLIIPALIVITQVSHNFLVVVFMMVLAGCSLAVLYLLPWSMLPDAVDDFRLKNPNYLNLEAFLYSFYVFFNKFAGGLSLGISAMSLHFAGYRASDCTHNPSVILTLQILMAPVPIILLLIAMAIFYFYPINEERRKQMRVEMEAAG; encoded by the exons ATGTTCCCAGAGAGCCCGGGGAATGCGGGAGACAGCCCCGCAGCGCGTTCGAGACGCAGCGAG ATGCAGCCGGCACCACTGCTGTTCTACAGGAAGCTCTGTTATGCCATAGGGGGTGCTCCATACCAGATGACAGGAAACGCCCTCGGGTTCTTCCTCCAGATCTTCCTAGTGGACGTTGTGCAA TTGGACCCGTTCCATTCCTCTCTGATCCTTTTCCTTGGGCGAGCCTGGGATGCAGTTACAGACCCCGCTGTCGGCTTCCTGATCAGCAAGAGCCCCAGAAGGAGGTTTGGCAAGCTGATCCCCTG GATTATCTTCTCCATGCCATTCGGGGTGGTCTTCTACTGCATGATCTGGGTCACCCTCTCAGACGCCGTGCCTGTCTCCCTCAAGTTCCTTTGGTACCTGGCCATGTACTGCTTCTTCCAGATGAGCATGAGT TGCTATCATGTGCCGTATTCCTCCCTGACCATGTTCCTGGGAGGGAATCCGCGAGACCGGGACTCAGCCACCGCCTACA gaatgggggtggaggtgTTCAGCACGCTGGTCGGCTCCGGTATCCAGGGGCAGATAGTCGGCGGGTACCACGCCAGCATGATGAAAAGCTGCAGCATGGCCAATGGGCCTCTGTACAACATCACCTCCCCGGGGCTCACTGATACCTTGGAGAACACG CGCAGGGCGTACTGGATTGCCTCCGTGGTCCTGGGCTTGCTCTACTGCACGGCCTGCCTGATTCTCTTCTTCGGAGTGAAGGAGCAGCCCG GGCCCCTCAGTCCCTTGGGAAAGACTCAGCTGCCCTTCTTTTGCAGCCTGCGAAAAATCCTGCGACACCAGCCCTATGTCCAGCTGCTCTGTGGCTTCCTCTTCATGTCCCTGGCCTTCCAG ATTGCTCAGGGGATCTTTGCCTTTTTCTGCATACACGCTGCTGGGCTGGCTGGGAGGTTCCAGCACTTGGTGCTCATCATGCTG GTCGTGGCTTCCCTCTCCATTCCCTTCTGGCAGTGGTTTCTGGAGCATTTTGGGAAAAAACCAGCTGTGTTCGTGGGCCTATCA TTAATTATCCCTGCCCTCATCGTTATCACCCAGGTGAGCCACAACTTTTTGGTCGTTGTCTTCATGATGGTATTAGCGGGATGCAGCCTGGCTGTCCTCTACTTGTTACCCTG GTCCATGCTACCAGACGCAGTGGATGATTTCAGGCTGAAGAATCCGAACTATCTAAACCTGGAAGCTTTTTTGTACTCGTTCTATGTTTTCTTCAACAAGTTTGCAGGAGGACTCTCCTTGGGGATATCAGCAATGAGCCTACA TTTTGCAGGTTACAGAGCCAGTGACTGCACACACAACCCCTCTGTCATCCTCACGCTGCAGATACTCATGGCCCCTGTCCCAATAATCCTGCTGCTCATTGCCATGGCCATATTCTACTTCTACCCCATCAACGAGGAGAGGAGAAAACAGATgagggtggagatggaggcagCTGG
- the LOC119841812 gene encoding sodium-dependent lysophosphatidylcholine symporter 1-B-like isoform X6, producing MFPESPGNAGDSPAARSRRSELDPFHSSLILFLGRAWDAVTDPAVGFLISKSPRRRFGKLIPWIIFSMPFGVVFYCMIWVTLSDAVPVSLKFLWYLAMYCFFQMSMSCYHVPYSSLTMFLGGNPRDRDSATAYRMGVEVFSTLVGSGIQGQIVGGYHASMMKSCSMANGPLYNITSPGLTDTLENTRRAYWIASVVLGLLYCTACLILFFGVKEQPGPLSPLGKTQLPFFCSLRKILRHQPYVQLLCGFLFMSLAFQIAQGIFAFFCIHAAGLAGRFQHLVLIMLVVASLSIPFWQWFLEHFGKKPAVFVGLSLIIPALIVITQVSHNFLVVVFMMVLAGCSLAVLYLLPWSMLPDAVDDFRLKNPNYLNLEAFLYSFYVFFNKFAGGLSLGISAMSLHFAGYRASDCTHNPSVILTLQILMAPVPIILLLIAMAIFYFYPINEERRKQMRVEMEAAGSRGLLQGVSLGPPNASEEG from the exons ATGTTCCCAGAGAGCCCGGGGAATGCGGGAGACAGCCCCGCAGCGCGTTCGAGACGCAGCGAG TTGGACCCGTTCCATTCCTCTCTGATCCTTTTCCTTGGGCGAGCCTGGGATGCAGTTACAGACCCCGCTGTCGGCTTCCTGATCAGCAAGAGCCCCAGAAGGAGGTTTGGCAAGCTGATCCCCTG GATTATCTTCTCCATGCCATTCGGGGTGGTCTTCTACTGCATGATCTGGGTCACCCTCTCAGACGCCGTGCCTGTCTCCCTCAAGTTCCTTTGGTACCTGGCCATGTACTGCTTCTTCCAGATGAGCATGAGT TGCTATCATGTGCCGTATTCCTCCCTGACCATGTTCCTGGGAGGGAATCCGCGAGACCGGGACTCAGCCACCGCCTACA gaatgggggtggaggtgTTCAGCACGCTGGTCGGCTCCGGTATCCAGGGGCAGATAGTCGGCGGGTACCACGCCAGCATGATGAAAAGCTGCAGCATGGCCAATGGGCCTCTGTACAACATCACCTCCCCGGGGCTCACTGATACCTTGGAGAACACG CGCAGGGCGTACTGGATTGCCTCCGTGGTCCTGGGCTTGCTCTACTGCACGGCCTGCCTGATTCTCTTCTTCGGAGTGAAGGAGCAGCCCG GGCCCCTCAGTCCCTTGGGAAAGACTCAGCTGCCCTTCTTTTGCAGCCTGCGAAAAATCCTGCGACACCAGCCCTATGTCCAGCTGCTCTGTGGCTTCCTCTTCATGTCCCTGGCCTTCCAG ATTGCTCAGGGGATCTTTGCCTTTTTCTGCATACACGCTGCTGGGCTGGCTGGGAGGTTCCAGCACTTGGTGCTCATCATGCTG GTCGTGGCTTCCCTCTCCATTCCCTTCTGGCAGTGGTTTCTGGAGCATTTTGGGAAAAAACCAGCTGTGTTCGTGGGCCTATCA TTAATTATCCCTGCCCTCATCGTTATCACCCAGGTGAGCCACAACTTTTTGGTCGTTGTCTTCATGATGGTATTAGCGGGATGCAGCCTGGCTGTCCTCTACTTGTTACCCTG GTCCATGCTACCAGACGCAGTGGATGATTTCAGGCTGAAGAATCCGAACTATCTAAACCTGGAAGCTTTTTTGTACTCGTTCTATGTTTTCTTCAACAAGTTTGCAGGAGGACTCTCCTTGGGGATATCAGCAATGAGCCTACA TTTTGCAGGTTACAGAGCCAGTGACTGCACACACAACCCCTCTGTCATCCTCACGCTGCAGATACTCATGGCCCCTGTCCCAATAATCCTGCTGCTCATTGCCATGGCCATATTCTACTTCTACCCCATCAACGAGGAGAGGAGAAAACAGATgagggtggagatggaggcagCTGG
- the LOC119841812 gene encoding sodium-dependent lysophosphatidylcholine symporter 1-B-like isoform X5, whose protein sequence is MVPHSIKCYNFIRSLRSKELQEEELDPFHSSLILFLGRAWDAVTDPAVGFLISKSPRRRFGKLIPWIIFSMPFGVVFYCMIWVTLSDAVPVSLKFLWYLAMYCFFQMSMSCYHVPYSSLTMFLGGNPRDRDSATAYRMGVEVFSTLVGSGIQGQIVGGYHASMMKSCSMANGPLYNITSPGLTDTLENTRRAYWIASVVLGLLYCTACLILFFGVKEQPGPLSPLGKTQLPFFCSLRKILRHQPYVQLLCGFLFMSLAFQIAQGIFAFFCIHAAGLAGRFQHLVLIMLVVASLSIPFWQWFLEHFGKKPAVFVGLSLIIPALIVITQVSHNFLVVVFMMVLAGCSLAVLYLLPWSMLPDAVDDFRLKNPNYLNLEAFLYSFYVFFNKFAGGLSLGISAMSLHFAGYRASDCTHNPSVILTLQILMAPVPIILLLIAMAIFYFYPINEERRKQMRVEMEAAGSRGLLQGVSLGPPNASEEG, encoded by the exons ATGGTGCCCCACAGCATCAAGTGCTACAATTTCATCAGGAGCCTTAGAtccaaagagctgcaggaggaggag TTGGACCCGTTCCATTCCTCTCTGATCCTTTTCCTTGGGCGAGCCTGGGATGCAGTTACAGACCCCGCTGTCGGCTTCCTGATCAGCAAGAGCCCCAGAAGGAGGTTTGGCAAGCTGATCCCCTG GATTATCTTCTCCATGCCATTCGGGGTGGTCTTCTACTGCATGATCTGGGTCACCCTCTCAGACGCCGTGCCTGTCTCCCTCAAGTTCCTTTGGTACCTGGCCATGTACTGCTTCTTCCAGATGAGCATGAGT TGCTATCATGTGCCGTATTCCTCCCTGACCATGTTCCTGGGAGGGAATCCGCGAGACCGGGACTCAGCCACCGCCTACA gaatgggggtggaggtgTTCAGCACGCTGGTCGGCTCCGGTATCCAGGGGCAGATAGTCGGCGGGTACCACGCCAGCATGATGAAAAGCTGCAGCATGGCCAATGGGCCTCTGTACAACATCACCTCCCCGGGGCTCACTGATACCTTGGAGAACACG CGCAGGGCGTACTGGATTGCCTCCGTGGTCCTGGGCTTGCTCTACTGCACGGCCTGCCTGATTCTCTTCTTCGGAGTGAAGGAGCAGCCCG GGCCCCTCAGTCCCTTGGGAAAGACTCAGCTGCCCTTCTTTTGCAGCCTGCGAAAAATCCTGCGACACCAGCCCTATGTCCAGCTGCTCTGTGGCTTCCTCTTCATGTCCCTGGCCTTCCAG ATTGCTCAGGGGATCTTTGCCTTTTTCTGCATACACGCTGCTGGGCTGGCTGGGAGGTTCCAGCACTTGGTGCTCATCATGCTG GTCGTGGCTTCCCTCTCCATTCCCTTCTGGCAGTGGTTTCTGGAGCATTTTGGGAAAAAACCAGCTGTGTTCGTGGGCCTATCA TTAATTATCCCTGCCCTCATCGTTATCACCCAGGTGAGCCACAACTTTTTGGTCGTTGTCTTCATGATGGTATTAGCGGGATGCAGCCTGGCTGTCCTCTACTTGTTACCCTG GTCCATGCTACCAGACGCAGTGGATGATTTCAGGCTGAAGAATCCGAACTATCTAAACCTGGAAGCTTTTTTGTACTCGTTCTATGTTTTCTTCAACAAGTTTGCAGGAGGACTCTCCTTGGGGATATCAGCAATGAGCCTACA TTTTGCAGGTTACAGAGCCAGTGACTGCACACACAACCCCTCTGTCATCCTCACGCTGCAGATACTCATGGCCCCTGTCCCAATAATCCTGCTGCTCATTGCCATGGCCATATTCTACTTCTACCCCATCAACGAGGAGAGGAGAAAACAGATgagggtggagatggaggcagCTGG
- the LOC119841812 gene encoding major facilitator superfamily domain-containing protein 2B-like isoform X7, giving the protein MFPESPGNAGDSPAARSRRSEMQPAPLLFYRKLCYAIGGAPYQMTGNALGFFLQIFLVDVVQLDPFHSSLILFLGRAWDAVTDPAVGFLISKSPRRRFGKLIPWIIFSMPFGVVFYCMIWVTLSDAVPVSLKFLWYLAMYCFFQMSMSCYHVPYSSLTMFLGGNPRDRDSATAYRMGVEVFSTLVGSGIQGQIVGGYHASMMKSCSMANGPLYNITSPGLTDTLENTGVLDCLRGPGLALLHGLPDSLLRSEGAARAPQSLGKDSAALLLQPAKNPATPALCPAALWLPLHVPGLPDCSGDLCLFLHTRCWAGWEVPALGAHHAGRGFPLHSLLAVVSGAFWEKTSCVRGPIINYPCPHRYHPGEPQLFGRCLHDGISGMQPGCPLLVTLVSGVVLQAMAGTAHSWIVKKLGH; this is encoded by the exons ATGTTCCCAGAGAGCCCGGGGAATGCGGGAGACAGCCCCGCAGCGCGTTCGAGACGCAGCGAG ATGCAGCCGGCACCACTGCTGTTCTACAGGAAGCTCTGTTATGCCATAGGGGGTGCTCCATACCAGATGACAGGAAACGCCCTCGGGTTCTTCCTCCAGATCTTCCTAGTGGACGTTGTGCAA TTGGACCCGTTCCATTCCTCTCTGATCCTTTTCCTTGGGCGAGCCTGGGATGCAGTTACAGACCCCGCTGTCGGCTTCCTGATCAGCAAGAGCCCCAGAAGGAGGTTTGGCAAGCTGATCCCCTG GATTATCTTCTCCATGCCATTCGGGGTGGTCTTCTACTGCATGATCTGGGTCACCCTCTCAGACGCCGTGCCTGTCTCCCTCAAGTTCCTTTGGTACCTGGCCATGTACTGCTTCTTCCAGATGAGCATGAGT TGCTATCATGTGCCGTATTCCTCCCTGACCATGTTCCTGGGAGGGAATCCGCGAGACCGGGACTCAGCCACCGCCTACA gaatgggggtggaggtgTTCAGCACGCTGGTCGGCTCCGGTATCCAGGGGCAGATAGTCGGCGGGTACCACGCCAGCATGATGAAAAGCTGCAGCATGGCCAATGGGCCTCTGTACAACATCACCTCCCCGGGGCTCACTGATACCTTGGAGAACACG GGCGTACTGGATTGCCTCCGTGGTCCTGGGCTTGCTCTACTGCACGGCCTGCCTGATTCTCTTCTTCGGAGTGAAGGAGCAGCCCG GGCCCCTCAGTCCCTTGGGAAAGACTCAGCTGCCCTTCTTTTGCAGCCTGCGAAAAATCCTGCGACACCAGCCCTATGTCCAGCTGCTCTGTGGCTTCCTCTTCATGTCCCTGGCCTTCCAG ATTGCTCAGGGGATCTTTGCCTTTTTCTGCATACACGCTGCTGGGCTGGCTGGGAGGTTCCAGCACTTGGTGCTCATCATGCTG GTCGTGGCTTCCCTCTCCATTCCCTTCTGGCAGTGGTTTCTGGAGCATTTTGGGAAAAAACCAGCTGTGTTCGTGGGCCTATCA TTAATTATCCCTGCCCTCATCGTTATCACCCAGGTGAGCCACAACTTTTTGGTCGTTGTCTTCATGATGGTATTAGCGGGATGCAGCCTGGCTGTCCTCTACTTGTTACCCTGGTGAGTGGAGTGGTTCTCCAAGCCATGGCTGGGACTGCTCATTCCTGGATTGTTAAAAAGCTAGGTCACTAG
- the LOC119841812 gene encoding sodium-dependent lysophosphatidylcholine symporter 1-B-like isoform X2, giving the protein MFPESPGNAGDSPAARSRRSEMQPAPLLFYRKLCYAIGGAPYQMTGNALGFFLQIFLVDVVQLDPFHSSLILFLGRAWDAVTDPAVGFLISKSPRRRFGKLIPWIIFSMPFGVVFYCMIWVTLSDAVPVSLKFLWYLAMYCFFQMSMSCYHVPYSSLTMFLGGNPRDRDSATAYRMGVEVFSTLVGSGIQGQIVGGYHASMMKSCSMANGPLYNITSPGLTDTLENTRRAYWIASVVLGLLYCTACLILFFGVKEQPGPLSPLGKTQLPFFCSLRKILRHQPYVQLLCGFLFMSLAFQIAQGIFAFFCIHAAGLAGRFQHLVLIMLVVASLSIPFWQWFLEHFGKKPAVFVGLSLIIPALIVITQVSHNFLVVVFMMVLAGCSLAVLYLLPWSMLPDAVDDFRLKNPNYLNLEAFLYSFYVFFNKFAGGLSLGISAMSLHFAGYRASDCTHNPSVILTLQILMAPVPIILLLIAMAIFYFYPINEERRKQMRVEMEAAGH; this is encoded by the exons ATGTTCCCAGAGAGCCCGGGGAATGCGGGAGACAGCCCCGCAGCGCGTTCGAGACGCAGCGAG ATGCAGCCGGCACCACTGCTGTTCTACAGGAAGCTCTGTTATGCCATAGGGGGTGCTCCATACCAGATGACAGGAAACGCCCTCGGGTTCTTCCTCCAGATCTTCCTAGTGGACGTTGTGCAA TTGGACCCGTTCCATTCCTCTCTGATCCTTTTCCTTGGGCGAGCCTGGGATGCAGTTACAGACCCCGCTGTCGGCTTCCTGATCAGCAAGAGCCCCAGAAGGAGGTTTGGCAAGCTGATCCCCTG GATTATCTTCTCCATGCCATTCGGGGTGGTCTTCTACTGCATGATCTGGGTCACCCTCTCAGACGCCGTGCCTGTCTCCCTCAAGTTCCTTTGGTACCTGGCCATGTACTGCTTCTTCCAGATGAGCATGAGT TGCTATCATGTGCCGTATTCCTCCCTGACCATGTTCCTGGGAGGGAATCCGCGAGACCGGGACTCAGCCACCGCCTACA gaatgggggtggaggtgTTCAGCACGCTGGTCGGCTCCGGTATCCAGGGGCAGATAGTCGGCGGGTACCACGCCAGCATGATGAAAAGCTGCAGCATGGCCAATGGGCCTCTGTACAACATCACCTCCCCGGGGCTCACTGATACCTTGGAGAACACG CGCAGGGCGTACTGGATTGCCTCCGTGGTCCTGGGCTTGCTCTACTGCACGGCCTGCCTGATTCTCTTCTTCGGAGTGAAGGAGCAGCCCG GGCCCCTCAGTCCCTTGGGAAAGACTCAGCTGCCCTTCTTTTGCAGCCTGCGAAAAATCCTGCGACACCAGCCCTATGTCCAGCTGCTCTGTGGCTTCCTCTTCATGTCCCTGGCCTTCCAG ATTGCTCAGGGGATCTTTGCCTTTTTCTGCATACACGCTGCTGGGCTGGCTGGGAGGTTCCAGCACTTGGTGCTCATCATGCTG GTCGTGGCTTCCCTCTCCATTCCCTTCTGGCAGTGGTTTCTGGAGCATTTTGGGAAAAAACCAGCTGTGTTCGTGGGCCTATCA TTAATTATCCCTGCCCTCATCGTTATCACCCAGGTGAGCCACAACTTTTTGGTCGTTGTCTTCATGATGGTATTAGCGGGATGCAGCCTGGCTGTCCTCTACTTGTTACCCTG GTCCATGCTACCAGACGCAGTGGATGATTTCAGGCTGAAGAATCCGAACTATCTAAACCTGGAAGCTTTTTTGTACTCGTTCTATGTTTTCTTCAACAAGTTTGCAGGAGGACTCTCCTTGGGGATATCAGCAATGAGCCTACA TTTTGCAGGTTACAGAGCCAGTGACTGCACACACAACCCCTCTGTCATCCTCACGCTGCAGATACTCATGGCCCCTGTCCCAATAATCCTGCTGCTCATTGCCATGGCCATATTCTACTTCTACCCCATCAACGAGGAGAGGAGAAAACAGATgagggtggagatggaggcagCTGG
- the LOC119841812 gene encoding sodium-dependent lysophosphatidylcholine symporter 1-B-like isoform X4, with the protein MFPESPGNAGDSPAARSRRSEMQPAPLLFYRKLCYAIGGAPYQMTGNALGFFLQIFLVDVVQLDPFHSSLILFLGRAWDAVTDPAVGFLISKSPRRRFGKLIPWIIFSMPFGVVFYCMIWVTLSDAVPVSLKFLWYLAMYCFFQMSMSCYHVPYSSLTMFLGGNPRDRDSATAYRMGVEVFSTLVGSGIQGQIVGGYHASMMKSCSMANGPLYNITSPGLTDTLENTRRAYWIASVVLGLLYCTACLILFFGVKEQPGPLSPLGKTQLPFFCSLRKILRHQPYVQLLCGFLFMSLAFQVVASLSIPFWQWFLEHFGKKPAVFVGLSLIIPALIVITQVSHNFLVVVFMMVLAGCSLAVLYLLPWSMLPDAVDDFRLKNPNYLNLEAFLYSFYVFFNKFAGGLSLGISAMSLHFAGYRASDCTHNPSVILTLQILMAPVPIILLLIAMAIFYFYPINEERRKQMRVEMEAAGSRGLLQGVSLGPPNASEEG; encoded by the exons ATGTTCCCAGAGAGCCCGGGGAATGCGGGAGACAGCCCCGCAGCGCGTTCGAGACGCAGCGAG ATGCAGCCGGCACCACTGCTGTTCTACAGGAAGCTCTGTTATGCCATAGGGGGTGCTCCATACCAGATGACAGGAAACGCCCTCGGGTTCTTCCTCCAGATCTTCCTAGTGGACGTTGTGCAA TTGGACCCGTTCCATTCCTCTCTGATCCTTTTCCTTGGGCGAGCCTGGGATGCAGTTACAGACCCCGCTGTCGGCTTCCTGATCAGCAAGAGCCCCAGAAGGAGGTTTGGCAAGCTGATCCCCTG GATTATCTTCTCCATGCCATTCGGGGTGGTCTTCTACTGCATGATCTGGGTCACCCTCTCAGACGCCGTGCCTGTCTCCCTCAAGTTCCTTTGGTACCTGGCCATGTACTGCTTCTTCCAGATGAGCATGAGT TGCTATCATGTGCCGTATTCCTCCCTGACCATGTTCCTGGGAGGGAATCCGCGAGACCGGGACTCAGCCACCGCCTACA gaatgggggtggaggtgTTCAGCACGCTGGTCGGCTCCGGTATCCAGGGGCAGATAGTCGGCGGGTACCACGCCAGCATGATGAAAAGCTGCAGCATGGCCAATGGGCCTCTGTACAACATCACCTCCCCGGGGCTCACTGATACCTTGGAGAACACG CGCAGGGCGTACTGGATTGCCTCCGTGGTCCTGGGCTTGCTCTACTGCACGGCCTGCCTGATTCTCTTCTTCGGAGTGAAGGAGCAGCCCG GGCCCCTCAGTCCCTTGGGAAAGACTCAGCTGCCCTTCTTTTGCAGCCTGCGAAAAATCCTGCGACACCAGCCCTATGTCCAGCTGCTCTGTGGCTTCCTCTTCATGTCCCTGGCCTTCCAG GTCGTGGCTTCCCTCTCCATTCCCTTCTGGCAGTGGTTTCTGGAGCATTTTGGGAAAAAACCAGCTGTGTTCGTGGGCCTATCA TTAATTATCCCTGCCCTCATCGTTATCACCCAGGTGAGCCACAACTTTTTGGTCGTTGTCTTCATGATGGTATTAGCGGGATGCAGCCTGGCTGTCCTCTACTTGTTACCCTG GTCCATGCTACCAGACGCAGTGGATGATTTCAGGCTGAAGAATCCGAACTATCTAAACCTGGAAGCTTTTTTGTACTCGTTCTATGTTTTCTTCAACAAGTTTGCAGGAGGACTCTCCTTGGGGATATCAGCAATGAGCCTACA TTTTGCAGGTTACAGAGCCAGTGACTGCACACACAACCCCTCTGTCATCCTCACGCTGCAGATACTCATGGCCCCTGTCCCAATAATCCTGCTGCTCATTGCCATGGCCATATTCTACTTCTACCCCATCAACGAGGAGAGGAGAAAACAGATgagggtggagatggaggcagCTGG